Proteins from a genomic interval of Qipengyuania sp. JC766:
- the fabZ gene encoding 3-hydroxyacyl-ACP dehydratase FabZ, with protein sequence MTDEARQGAAGEGTGKELDILQILKALPHRYPLLLVDRVRDLVSGERIHAVKAVSFNEQFFQGHFPAQPIMPGVLQVEALAQAAGILGIESFDLAGTGKLVYFMAIEEAKFRAPVTPGCMLDLKVEFTRKSTRVCKFHGEASVDGKTTCTVDFTAMIADPPA encoded by the coding sequence AGGGTACCGGCAAGGAACTCGACATCCTCCAGATCCTGAAAGCGCTGCCGCATCGCTATCCCCTGCTGCTCGTCGACCGAGTGCGTGATCTCGTATCGGGTGAGCGCATCCACGCGGTGAAGGCAGTCAGTTTTAACGAGCAGTTCTTCCAGGGGCATTTCCCGGCGCAGCCGATCATGCCCGGCGTGCTGCAGGTCGAAGCGCTGGCACAGGCGGCAGGGATCCTCGGGATCGAGAGTTTCGATCTCGCAGGGACCGGCAAGCTGGTCTATTTCATGGCGATCGAGGAGGCCAAGTTCCGCGCCCCCGTGACCCCCGGCTGCATGCTCGACCTGAAGGTGGAGTTCACCCGCAAGAGCACCCGGGTGTGCAAGTTCCACGGCGAGGCGAGCGTCGACGGCAAGACGACCTGCACGGTCGATTTTACCGCCATGATCGCCGAT